The Vibrio metoecus sequence ATGGTATTTTTGCTTTCGTCCTCTACGATGAAGAAAAGGATGAATATCTCATCGGACGCGATCATATTGGTATTATCCCTCTTTATCAGGGGCATGATGAACACGGTAACTTCTATATCGCTTCCGAAATGAAGGCTCTGGTTCCAGTATGCAAAACCTTGAGCGAGTTTCCTCCTGGCAGCTACTTCAGCTCGAAAGAACAAGCGGCAACACGCTACTATGTGCGTGATTGGAATAGTTTTGATGAAGTAAAAGATAACGTCAGCAGCAAAGAAGAGCTAACTCAAGCACTGGAAGCTGCAGTAAAACGCCAATTGATGACCGATGTACCTTATGGTGTATTGCTATCAGGTGGGTTGGATTCCTCCATTACTTCTGCGATTGCCAAACGTTTTGCAGCAATGCGTATTGAAGATGATGAAAAAACAGCGGCTTGGTGGCCACAGTTACATTCATTCGCGATCGGCTTAGAAGGCGCTCCTGATTTAAAAGCTGCCCGTGAAGTAGCGGAAAAAATCGGTACTGTGCACCATGAAATGACTTACACCATTCAAGAAGGGTTAGACGCGATTCGTGATGTGATTTACCACATCGAAACATATGACGTCACTACGATTCGAGCTTCAACACCCATGTTTTTGATGGGGCGTAAAATTAAAGCGATGGGCATCAAGATGGTTCTTTCCGGTGAGGGGGCTGACGAGATTTTTGGTGGCTACCTCTACTTCCATAAAGCGCCGAACGCAAAAGAATTTCACGAGGAAACCGTGCGCAAACTGCTAGCTTTAAACTTGTTCGACTGTGCTAGAGCCAACAAATCACTCGCAGCATGGGGCGTTGAAGGTCGAGTGCCTTTCCTAGATAAAGAGTTTATCGACGTTGCAATGCGCCTCAACCCTGCCGATAAAATGTGTGGCAACGGTAAGATGGAGAAACACATCCTGCGCGAATGTTTTGAGGACTATCTACCAGCATCGATTGCATGGCGTCAGAAAGAACAGTTCTCTGATGGGGTAGGATACGGTTGGATTGATACTCTCAAAGCCACAGCGGAAGCAAAAATCAGCGATCAGCAAATGGAAACCGCGAGATTCCGTTTCCCTTACAATACACCAACCACTAAAGAAGGTTATGTATATCGTGAGATATTTGAAGAACTCTTCCCTCTAGAATCAGCAGCACGCTGCGTACCAGGAGGACCTTCGGTGGCTTGCTCTTCCGCTAAAGCCATTGAATGGGACGAGTCCTTTAAAAACTGCATCGATCCATCTGGTCGCGCAGTCAAAGCTGTGCATAAACAAGCCTACTAACAATTCTATATTTTGCTCACAAAAGTAAAAAAGCCAGAGTTATCATGACTCTGGCTTTTTTATGAATACTTCACGATTCACCCATTCTTTTTAGCTCATTTCCCAATCGGTATTTTCAATGCTCATCGGCACTTGCTGGCTGATCATTTTTACCAGCATGATTGAACGTGTATCCCCATCTGGCTCTTGATAGATGGCTTCGATGCCCGCAAATGGCCCTCTGGCCACAAGAATGGTTTGTCCTTTCTCTGGTAATTGCTGAGCTAGATTCTTCATTTGCTCACAATCAAGCTGTTTGAGCTGATAAATGAGATCACCTTGCAGCTCTCTTGGGTGTGGCCCTAAACGGACAAAATCAACAACCCCCCGCGTTGAACGCACGGTTGTAAACGATGGACCGTGTTCAAAGTCAAAACGCACAAACATATAAGAAGGGAAAAGCGGTTCTTGAACCATTTGTCGCTTTCCACGTAGAATTTTTTCAACACAGACTTCCGGATAGAAGCATTCAACACTCTGATTTTCTAAGTGAATCTTCGCGCGCTGCTGTTCGCCACGCTTACAATAGAGTAAATACCAACGTTTCATTTATTATCTTTGCTGCTAGCCAAACTTTTTAGGCATGCTACCACACCCGATCAACAAAGAGAAAACCTCGCCCTCCCCTCGTTCATAGAAACCATGCCTAAACACAAGTGCATTTCTAAGCTTACTTTGCACAACATCTATATCGTATCGTTAAGCCACAACCGCCCAAAATCAATAACAAAAATCAAAACATTCAAATTGTTACATTCACTATAAGAATCAATAAGTCAGAGAGCCTAATTCTTTGCCGCAACACCTTTTTATGGAAAATTAGTTTTCGCAATAAAAAACACATTCAAACCAACCAAATTTTCATTAATTTTCATTAATTTACATTTACTTACACCTAAATAGCGCGAAACAAGTTATTGCTATGCATTTATTTTGACTGTATAGGTATCAGCCGAATAAAAAACTCTCATGGATGAGTTAAATAAAAATAATGTTTGATGGTTGTTTTCTGAACAACAGATTTCACTAATTGCACTACACAATGATACAGGAATGCTTATGTCCAACCTTAATATCTTCAAACAACCCAACGCGTTCTATTTGATCTTTTCGATTGAATTTTGGGAACGCTTTGGTTTCTACGGTATGCAAGCCATCCTGACCGTCTACATGGTCAAAATTATGGGAATGGATGAATCCGCCTCTTTCGTTCTTTTCGGCGCATTTTCTGCCTTAGTTTATGGATTTGTTGCAATCGGTGGTTGGATTGGCGATAAGGTGATTGGCACCAAGCGGGCAATTACCCTTGGCGCAATCGTCATGATGGTAGGGTATATTTTACTTGGGCTTTCCACAGCCAAACACCCATTAGTCGGACCCACTTTGATTTACGTCGCGATGGGTTTCATTACTGTCGGAAATGGCTTATTTAAAGCCAACCCATCAAGCTTGCTTGCAAAAATCTACCCTGAGAATGATCCACGCTTAGATGGTGCCTTTACCATGTACTACATGGCCATTAACTTAGGTTCATTTTTCTCGATGATCATTACACCGATCGTCGCAGTAAAAATGGGCTACGGCATGGCTTTTGGTGTCAGTGCCGTGGGGCTCGCCATTACTGTCGTCAACTTCCTATTCTGCCAACGCATGCTAAAGGGTACTGGCTCACCTGCCGACCTTGCACCCGTCAATAAACTGCACTTGGTTTTGGTCGCGGTAGGATCGGTTATTGCCAGCTTGGTATGCAGCTATTTATTGCAGAACCTGAGTCTTGCACACGGTATTTTAGTGCTCGCCGGCCTGTTTATTTTGGGTTGCTATTTTAAAGAAGCCTTCTCCA is a genomic window containing:
- the rfaH gene encoding transcription/translation regulatory transformer protein RfaH — encoded protein: MKRWYLLYCKRGEQQRAKIHLENQSVECFYPEVCVEKILRGKRQMVQEPLFPSYMFVRFDFEHGPSFTTVRSTRGVVDFVRLGPHPRELQGDLIYQLKQLDCEQMKNLAQQLPEKGQTILVARGPFAGIEAIYQEPDGDTRSIMLVKMISQQVPMSIENTDWEMS
- the asnB gene encoding asparagine synthase B; this translates as MCSIFGILDIKTDAATLRPVALEMSKKLRHRGPDWSGIYASDKAILAHERLAIVGLNSGAQPLYSPDRKLILAVNGEIYNHKEIRERYKDQYEFQTDSDCEVILALYRDKGTELLEELNGIFAFVLYDEEKDEYLIGRDHIGIIPLYQGHDEHGNFYIASEMKALVPVCKTLSEFPPGSYFSSKEQAATRYYVRDWNSFDEVKDNVSSKEELTQALEAAVKRQLMTDVPYGVLLSGGLDSSITSAIAKRFAAMRIEDDEKTAAWWPQLHSFAIGLEGAPDLKAAREVAEKIGTVHHEMTYTIQEGLDAIRDVIYHIETYDVTTIRASTPMFLMGRKIKAMGIKMVLSGEGADEIFGGYLYFHKAPNAKEFHEETVRKLLALNLFDCARANKSLAAWGVEGRVPFLDKEFIDVAMRLNPADKMCGNGKMEKHILRECFEDYLPASIAWRQKEQFSDGVGYGWIDTLKATAEAKISDQQMETARFRFPYNTPTTKEGYVYREIFEELFPLESAARCVPGGPSVACSSAKAIEWDESFKNCIDPSGRAVKAVHKQAY
- the dtpA gene encoding dipeptide/tripeptide permease DtpA: MSNLNIFKQPNAFYLIFSIEFWERFGFYGMQAILTVYMVKIMGMDESASFVLFGAFSALVYGFVAIGGWIGDKVIGTKRAITLGAIVMMVGYILLGLSTAKHPLVGPTLIYVAMGFITVGNGLFKANPSSLLAKIYPENDPRLDGAFTMYYMAINLGSFFSMIITPIVAVKMGYGMAFGVSAVGLAITVVNFLFCQRMLKGTGSPADLAPVNKLHLVLVAVGSVIASLVCSYLLQNLSLAHGILVLAGLFILGCYFKEAFSISGIERAKMLVAFILMLQGVVFFVLYFQMPTSLNFFAINNVEHHILGFDVAPEQFQALNPFWIMIASPILAAAYGKLGDKLAMPFKFAIGMALCALSFLVLSWGTLFANEQGIISSNWLIASYAFQSIGELLVSGLGLAMVAQLVPQRMMGFAMGMWFLTSASAAVIAGWVASLTSTPANVAGATESLLVYGDVFAQIGYVTAAIALVTFMIAPKLTRICRGETEQLELATQ